The Fusobacterium necrophorum subsp. necrophorum genome has a window encoding:
- a CDS encoding osmolarity sensor protein EnvZ: MMILLSGRSKIGLIQVKDYGIISYLNKKDSEKIGEFIFWALNESDNEKIEDEVTIQWCKQYFNCSSNLKVVNEYNNIGFEFFENKYTIYLKMKDGKGDSLFKDENGNKVEYTFPEKPTALELGTKGMEMFEYKERYDGLIE; the protein is encoded by the coding sequence ATGATGATATTACTATCAGGTAGAAGTAAAATAGGTTTAATTCAAGTGAAAGATTATGGTATAATTTCTTATTTAAATAAAAAAGACAGTGAAAAAATAGGAGAATTTATATTTTGGGCATTAAATGAAAGTGATAATGAAAAAATTGAAGATGAAGTTACTATACAATGGTGTAAACAGTATTTTAATTGTTCTTCTAATTTAAAAGTAGTTAATGAATATAATAATATTGGATTTGAATTTTTTGAAAATAAATATACAATATATTTAAAAATGAAAGATGGAAAAGGTGATTCACTATTTAAAGATGAGAATGGGAATAAAGTTGAATACACCTTCCCAGAAAAGCCAACAGCATTAGAGTTAGGGACAAAAGGAATGGAAATGTTTGAGTATAAAGAAAGATATGATGGATTGATAGAATAA